The Shewanella japonica genome has a window encoding:
- the trxB gene encoding thioredoxin-disulfide reductase → MSQARHINLLILGSGPAGYTAAVYAARANLKPVMITGMQQGGQLTTTTEVENWPGDANDLTGPALMERMQQHAEKFDTEIIFDHINEVDFSERPFKLKGDNGEFTCDALIIATGASAKYLGLPSEEAFMGRGVSACATCDGFFYRNQKVAVVGGGNTAVEEALYLSNIASEVHLIHRRDSFRSEKILINRLMDKVASGNIILHLDQTLDEVVGDNMGVTGLKMKSTKDGAISDLDVAGVFIAIGHSPNTGIFDGQLTMNHGYITVNSGLQGNATQTSIEGIYACGDVMDQHYRQAITSAGSGCMAALDAERFLDAQK, encoded by the coding sequence ATGAGTCAAGCACGTCATATTAACCTACTGATATTAGGTTCTGGCCCTGCTGGTTACACGGCTGCAGTTTATGCTGCACGCGCAAATTTAAAACCAGTTATGATCACTGGTATGCAACAAGGTGGACAGCTTACGACAACGACCGAAGTTGAAAACTGGCCTGGTGACGCGAATGATCTTACTGGCCCTGCATTAATGGAAAGAATGCAGCAGCATGCTGAGAAGTTTGATACAGAGATTATCTTCGACCATATCAACGAAGTTGATTTCAGTGAGCGCCCATTTAAATTAAAAGGTGACAACGGTGAATTCACTTGTGATGCCTTAATTATCGCAACAGGTGCGTCTGCTAAATATCTAGGTTTGCCTTCTGAAGAGGCATTCATGGGACGTGGTGTTTCTGCTTGTGCAACCTGTGACGGATTCTTTTATCGAAATCAAAAAGTGGCCGTTGTAGGTGGTGGTAATACTGCCGTTGAAGAAGCACTATATTTAAGTAATATCGCATCAGAAGTTCATTTGATTCATCGTAGAGATAGTTTCCGCTCTGAAAAAATCTTAATCAACCGATTAATGGATAAAGTAGCGAGTGGCAACATTATTCTACATTTAGATCAAACTCTCGATGAAGTTGTTGGCGATAATATGGGTGTTACGGGTCTAAAGATGAAGAGCACTAAAGATGGTGCAATTTCAGATTTAGACGTTGCGGGTGTATTTATTGCTATTGGTCATAGTCCAAATACCGGTATTTTTGATGGTCAATTAACCATGAATCATGGTTATATTACTGTAAATAGTGGACTGCAAGGAAATGCTACGCAAACAAGCATTGAAGGTATTTATGCTTGTGGTGACGTTATGGATCAACATTATCGTCAAGCTATTACATCGGCCGGTTCTGGTTGTATGGCAGCGTTAGATGCTGAACGTTTCTTAGACGCTCAAAAATAA
- the msrA gene encoding peptide-methionine (S)-S-oxide reductase MsrA, with amino-acid sequence MTLATFGAGCFWGVEYFFKQVEGVLDAKCGYMGGNDQYQTYAEVKAGNTGHAEVVQVEFDETIVSYETLVAVFWQNHNPTTLNQQGEDIGTQYRSTIFFHDDQQKEIAESAKQQLIASGKWGNRQIVTEIVPLKRFHIAEEYHQNYLEKNDLPSCHISF; translated from the coding sequence ATGACATTAGCAACATTTGGTGCAGGCTGTTTTTGGGGCGTCGAATACTTCTTTAAACAAGTAGAAGGTGTTTTAGATGCCAAATGCGGTTATATGGGCGGGAATGATCAATACCAAACTTATGCTGAAGTTAAAGCGGGTAACACTGGCCATGCCGAAGTAGTTCAAGTTGAATTTGACGAAACCATCGTCTCGTACGAAACCTTAGTCGCTGTTTTTTGGCAAAATCACAATCCGACGACCTTGAATCAACAAGGTGAAGATATTGGCACACAGTATAGAAGCACTATCTTTTTCCATGATGATCAACAAAAAGAAATAGCTGAGTCAGCAAAACAACAATTAATCGCCAGTGGAAAATGGGGAAACCGTCAAATTGTTACAGAAATTGTACCATTAAAGCGTTTCCACATAGCTGAAGAATACCACCAAAATTATCTAGAAAAGAATGACTTGCCGAGCTGTCATATTTCGTTTTAA
- the astE gene encoding succinylglutamate desuccinylase yields MFQQLMDDHDFLAFTLANIDKPLKSQAFTLSNQTTVTILDNGVISFSPASGSTKDVVLSCAIHGNETAPIEICNKLISDLLTCKIETLHRVLFIIGNPDSILTQTRFVEENMNRLFSGAHSDGEGLINKERVRAKALEQYVSDFFNDNDNSQRIHYDLHTAIKPSKHEKFAIYPYRPGRAFSAKQIMFLAGCDVDTILFHHEPTTTFSYFSSEQFKADAFTVELGKVMPFGENDMHKFANTHKMLAALITQIEPELAVFDSNKLNLYKVSRSINKHFDDFAFSFSKTTENFTGFEQGQTLAIENNQQIKVIEPYEAIVFPNENVPVGQRTVLCLVPAPNEDIQ; encoded by the coding sequence GTGTTTCAGCAATTAATGGACGATCATGACTTTCTCGCTTTTACTTTGGCCAATATTGATAAGCCTTTAAAAAGCCAAGCATTCACATTATCAAATCAAACAACAGTCACAATCTTAGATAATGGTGTAATCAGCTTTAGCCCCGCATCTGGCTCTACAAAGGATGTGGTTTTATCATGTGCCATTCATGGTAATGAAACCGCGCCTATAGAAATATGTAACAAACTCATCAGTGATTTACTTACTTGTAAAATAGAAACGCTGCATCGTGTTTTATTCATTATTGGTAACCCTGATTCTATATTGACTCAAACACGCTTTGTTGAAGAGAACATGAACCGTTTGTTTTCAGGTGCTCATTCAGATGGAGAAGGGCTGATAAATAAAGAGCGAGTGAGAGCTAAAGCGCTAGAACAATACGTCAGTGATTTTTTCAATGACAATGATAACTCGCAGCGTATTCATTACGATTTGCACACTGCTATCAAGCCTTCAAAGCATGAAAAGTTTGCGATATATCCCTATAGACCAGGCAGAGCATTCAGTGCAAAACAAATAATGTTTTTAGCAGGCTGCGATGTAGATACGATTTTGTTTCATCACGAACCCACAACAACATTTAGTTATTTTTCATCAGAGCAATTTAAAGCTGATGCGTTTACCGTTGAGCTAGGTAAAGTTATGCCATTTGGTGAAAATGATATGCATAAATTTGCAAATACCCACAAAATGTTAGCGGCGCTAATTACTCAAATAGAACCAGAATTAGCAGTATTCGATAGCAATAAACTCAACCTGTATAAAGTATCACGTTCAATCAATAAGCATTTTGATGATTTTGCTTTTTCATTTTCTAAGACGACTGAAAACTTTACAGGCTTTGAGCAAGGCCAGACTTTAGCAATTGAAAATAATCAACAGATAAAGGTTATAGAGCCCTACGAAGCTATCGTTTTTCCAAATGAAAATGTACCTGTTGGGCAACGCACGGTATTATGTTTAGTACCAGCGCCCAATGAAGATATTCAATAA